GTTTTAGCCTTTCCTAAAAGTTCCATAATATCAAACAAACCAGGTCCAAATGTCCTGCCAGATATTGCGAGCCTCGTTGGGTGAAATAAATTCCCGCTGGAAATTTTCAGTTCCTCAATAAGCCTTCTGTATGCATCTTCTGTATTTTCCACTGTAAAGGGCTCTACATTTTCTAATGCTTTTTTCGCTTTTTTCAATATGTCTATAACGCCGGTCTTTAAAAAATATTTTTTTACACCCTTTTTATCATACTCTTCTATCTCTGCAAAATAATATGATGAAGCATCGGCAATATCTATAAGGGTTTTTTCCCTCTCTCTCACTAAATTAACAATCTTTTTAATGTAATTATAATCATAGTTATCCCCAATTAAATTTTTCTTTTGCAGAAAAGGTATAACCATATTTGTCAGTTTATCGATATCATATTCCCTTATATAGTGTCCATTTAGCCACGTTAATTTTTTTGTATCATATATTGCAGGATTTTTAGAAACCCTTTCAAGTGTAAATTCCTTTATGCTTTTCGAAGTATCAAATATTTCCTCTCCATCTTGAGGTATCCATCCCAATAATGTTATATAATTAATTATTGCTTCCGGTAAATATCCTAAATCTCTAAATTCCTGTACAGATGTTGCTCCATGTCTTTTGCTGAGCTTGCTCCTATCAGGCGCCAGAACCATTGAAACATGTGCAAATTCTGGGAGTTTGAATTCCAATGCCTCATATATCAAGATTTGTTTGGGGGTATTGGAAAGATGCTCTTCTGCTCTTATTACATGAGATATCTTAAACTCATAATCATCAATAACCGTCGCAAAATTATATGTCGGCATATTATCGGATTTCATTATTATAAAATCATCAAATGTTGAATTTTCAAACTCAACATTTCCCCTTATTATATCATGAACCACTGTTTTACCTGCTCTGGGAACTTTAAGCCTTATAACCGGTTTTTTACCCTCTTCTAAGTATTTTTCAATCATTTCCTGTTTTAAATCCCTGCACTTCCCTGAATACATAGAAGGTCTACCGTCTTTTTGAGCTTTTTTTCTCATTTCGTCAAGTTCTTCCTTTGAGCAAAAACAATAATATGCTTTACCTTCATTAAGAAGTTGTTGAGCATATTCCCTATATCTTTCTAACCTTTGAGCTTGATAAAAAGGACCCTCATCCCAGTCTAAACCAAGCCATTTTAAACCATCAAGAATAGCTTCCATAGATTTCTCGGTAGAACGTTCAATATCAGTATCATCTACCCTAAGAATTAAACATCCTTCATTATGTCTTGCAAATAACCAATTAAACAATGCTGTACGTGCACCACCTATATGCAAATTGCCAGTAGGACTTGGCGCAAATCTCACTCTTATATCACTCATAAAATTACCTCCATACCCTTTATGCTATACAAAAATTTAGCAAGAAAATTTTAACTAACATTGATTATACTTTAATCAATAATACTTTTCAACAAAACATCATAATATAACTTCGTATCTATTTATTATAATTCTTAAAAATGATATTATAATAATATTATCAAAACATTAGGAGGTAAGCAATGAAAAATACAACAATTGAGCTTTTAAAAGAACGCGGTGTAACAATTGATGACATGGCAGAGCTTGTAATTGAACTTCAAAAAAAATACTATACGTTAACAAAAGATGAATGTATTGCAAGCATTAATTCAGTACTTAATAAAAGAGAGGTACAAAATGCAGTCTTAACAGGTATAACCCTTGATAAATTAGCTGAAAAAAATATGCTTGAGGAACCACTTCTTTCTATATTAAAGCGTGACGAACCACTATACGGCATTGATGAAATTCTTGCGTTAAGTATTACAAATATATATGGTTCAATAGGACTTACAAATTTTGGTTACCTCGATAAAATCAAGCTTGGTATAATAGGTAAATTAAACGAAGATAAAAATGAACACTGCAATACCTTTATTGATGATTTAGTTGCAGCAATTGTTGCAGCCGCATGTTCTAAAATAGCACATTCTCATAAAGATAATGAATG
This is a stretch of genomic DNA from Aceticella autotrophica. It encodes these proteins:
- the gltX gene encoding glutamate--tRNA ligase; translated protein: MSDIRVRFAPSPTGNLHIGGARTALFNWLFARHNEGCLILRVDDTDIERSTEKSMEAILDGLKWLGLDWDEGPFYQAQRLERYREYAQQLLNEGKAYYCFCSKEELDEMRKKAQKDGRPSMYSGKCRDLKQEMIEKYLEEGKKPVIRLKVPRAGKTVVHDIIRGNVEFENSTFDDFIIMKSDNMPTYNFATVIDDYEFKISHVIRAEEHLSNTPKQILIYEALEFKLPEFAHVSMVLAPDRSKLSKRHGATSVQEFRDLGYLPEAIINYITLLGWIPQDGEEIFDTSKSIKEFTLERVSKNPAIYDTKKLTWLNGHYIREYDIDKLTNMVIPFLQKKNLIGDNYDYNYIKKIVNLVREREKTLIDIADASSYYFAEIEEYDKKGVKKYFLKTGVIDILKKAKKALENVEPFTVENTEDAYRRLIEELKISSGNLFHPTRLAISGRTFGPGLFDIMELLGKAKTLERIEKAVEYIENYHEEVE
- a CDS encoding phosphatidylglycerophosphatase A family protein; the encoded protein is MKNTTIELLKERGVTIDDMAELVIELQKKYYTLTKDECIASINSVLNKREVQNAVLTGITLDKLAEKNMLEEPLLSILKRDEPLYGIDEILALSITNIYGSIGLTNFGYLDKIKLGIIGKLNEDKNEHCNTFIDDLVAAIVAAACSKIAHSHKDNECAHNENEC